From a single Phalacrocorax carbo chromosome 10, bPhaCar2.1, whole genome shotgun sequence genomic region:
- the CHAC1 gene encoding glutathione-specific gamma-glutamylcyclotransferase 1: MAAAAGTAPPALWRCFARRAAAMKGDPQRPEERPEPPPPPLLSSSAPGEPPVWIFGYGSLVWRPGFEFTSRKVGFIRGYSRRFWQGDTFHRGSERTPGRVVTLLEDRGACTWGVAYKVCGEQIAASLQYLNMREAVLGGYDTKLVKFHPQDKDVEEPILALVYIATPQNPSYLGPASEEDIAAQIIVSSGCAGHNIEYLLRLADFMRYFCPQAEDKHLFSIEEALISILPCLCCTEESLEETASVPQKANG, translated from the exons atggcggcggcggccggtaCCGCTCCGCCAGCGCTTTGGCGCTGCTTCGCGCGACGGGCCGCCGCCATGAAGGGTGACCCGCAGCGCCCCGAGGAGCGCCCGgagccgccccccccgcccctcctctcctcctcggCCCCCGGGGAGCCGCCGGTGTGGATCTTCGGGTACGGCTCGCTGGTGTGGAGGCCGGGCTTCGAGTTTACGTCACGGAAAGTGGGCTTCATCCGCGGTTACAGCCGGCGCTTCTGGCAGGGTGACACCTTCCACCGCGGCAGCGAGAGGACG CCCGGACGAGTGGTGACGCTGCTGGAGGACCGCGGG GCGTGCACGTGGGGTGTAGCCTACAAAGTCTGTGGGGAACAAATTGCTGCGTCGCTCCAGTATCTCAACATGCGAGAAGCTGTCCTAGGAGGCTACGACACCAAGTTAGTGAAGTTCCACCCTCAGGACAAAGATGTGGAGGAACCCATCCTGGCTCTTGTTTACATTGCAACACCCCAGAACCCTTCTTACCTCGGCCCAGCGTCTGAAGAAGACATTGCAGCTCAAATCATTGTCTCAAGCGGTTGTGCTGGTCATAACATCGAGTACTTGCTGAGGCTGGCAGACTTCATGCGCTACTTTTGTCCTCAAGCAGAGGATAAACATCTCTTCTCCATCGAAGAGGCTCTTATTTCCATCCTCCCATGTTTGTGCTGCACAGAGGAGTCTCTAGAAGAAACAGCAAGTGTCCCTCAGAAGGCTAACGGCTGA